From bacterium, one genomic window encodes:
- the rpsR gene encoding 30S ribosomal protein S18, whose translation MVISFKPYRRRYCRFCEKRIDKIDYKDVDLLKYFITDRGK comes from the coding sequence ATGGTAATAAGCTTCAAGCCTTATAGAAGGCGATACTGCAGGTTCTGCGAGAAGAGAATCGATAAGATCGATTACAAGGATGTGGACCTCTTGAAATACTTCATCACCGACCGGGGAAAGA